Genomic segment of Myxococcus stipitatus:
GGCCCCTACGGCCTGGTTCCCTTCGGGGGCATCTTCACGGGCCCGGCGCTCGCCAGCTCGCGGCGCGCGGGCGAGTCCATCCAGGAGGACACGATGCAGGCCTGGGCGGGCACGCTGGGCGCGACCTGGCGCCTGTCGCCTCGCTGGGGTCTCACGGCTGAATACCGCATCATGTTCTTGCGGGGCCCCGCGGGGCCGCCGGATGATCGCATCGGCTCGTTCAACCTGGGCGGTAGCTGGCTCGGAATCGGCGTGACGTATACTTTTCCGCCGGAGACGAACCGCCCGCTGCCAGGAAGTGGCCTGTAGCCCGGGCGGGCAGGCGCCAAACGGGTTGTTTGCTCCTGGAAATGTGGCAAAGCCATCGTGTTGTTCCGGTTCGAAATGAGTCGCCGTTGAACCGGGAGAACTCCTTACGATGCGCGAATCGGCCGAGATCGTTTCCGGGCCCAGGAAGATGTCCATGCCAGAGCAGGCGAAGACCGAGATTGATAAGGAATTGGCGGATCTCCGCCGTGAAGTCGTCGAGGCCCGCAACCTCGTCATCAAGAGTGACAACCTGCTGAAGAACCTCCATGCGGAGGTGAAGGCGGTAGGCAAGCGACACGAGGACTTCCAGCGGCGCCAGTGGGTGTCCTCCGCGGCGGCCTACGTGCTGTTCGCGGTCATCGTCGTGGGCGCGGCCATCATGGTCACCAGCGCCCGCAGCTCCAGCGCCACCAGCGAGCGGGAGCGGCTGGAGAAGATGGCCGCGGACCTGACGGCGCAGATGGAGAAGCAGCGGGCGGAGACCTCCGCGCACCAGACGGCCCAGCGTGGCGCGGCCGAGGTCTACAAGATGATGACCTCGCTGCCCGGCGACGAGCGGCTCAAGGGCATCGACGCGCTGATGAAGCTGGACACGTCCCGGCTGAGCTCGCTGGAGCGCCAGGCGCTCAATGACCGGGCCTCGGCGCTGCGCCGGGAGTCGGGTGACGCGGCCTTCGCGCGCGGCAAGATTGCCTACACGCGCAACGAGATGTCCCAGGTCGTCTCGGAGATGGAGCGTTTCCTGGCCATGAACCCGCCGCAGGACCAGGCGCTGGATGCCTCGTTCTACCTGGGCATCGCGTACAACCAGCTGCGCAAGCACGACAAGGCCGTGCCCCTGCTGGCCCGCTTCGTGGAAGGCGACCGCCGCGCCAAGACGCGGGACTACGCCATGCTGCTGCTGGCCCAGTCGTACCAGGAGGTGGGGCAGAACGAGAAGGCGCTGGAGACGGCGCGTGACGCCGCGGGCGCTTACCTCAACAGCCAGTACCAGTCGCAGTTCCGCGGCCGCATCGCCAGCGTGAAGCGGGCGATGAGCGGCGGGACGGACGCCGCGGGCCCGGGAGCTGCGGCCGCTGCTCCGGCGGCTCCGGCTCCGGTCGCGGCCCCCCCGCAGGCGGCCAGCCCCGCTGGTCAGTAGTCCCCCTTGTCCCCACCCGGGCTCCGGGTGGGGATACACGGAGGCGTTGCCTCGCGGGGTCCACAGTCATAAGACCTGGACCCCGTGTCCGCCCCCGACCCCCGGAAAGATCCCCGCTTCCGCCGCTACCGTGGTGCCGCGTATGGGATCTACATCACGCTGACGGCGCTCTTCTCGATGTGGATTCTCTGGAACGTGAGCCGCTCGGTGGCGGCCATGACGCCGGAGAAGCTCCCCCCCGCCGCCCAGGCGCTCAGCTACCGGGACTGTCTGGCCGGCGCGCGGGCCCTCTGGGACGAGCTGGAGGCCGGGCGCGAGAAGCTGGTGCGAGTCTCCCCCGCCCGCGACACCGACCAGGAATGGATGCGCTTCCGGACGGAGTGGATGCAGCGGCTGCGCGTGCGCGAGTCCGAGTGCGACCTCCAGTCCCGCGAGCGCGCCCCGCTGCGCACGGTGTACGGCCGGCTGGAAGTCGTGTTGGA
This window contains:
- a CDS encoding tetratricopeptide repeat protein, producing MPEQAKTEIDKELADLRREVVEARNLVIKSDNLLKNLHAEVKAVGKRHEDFQRRQWVSSAAAYVLFAVIVVGAAIMVTSARSSSATSERERLEKMAADLTAQMEKQRAETSAHQTAQRGAAEVYKMMTSLPGDERLKGIDALMKLDTSRLSSLERQALNDRASALRRESGDAAFARGKIAYTRNEMSQVVSEMERFLAMNPPQDQALDASFYLGIAYNQLRKHDKAVPLLARFVEGDRRAKTRDYAMLLLAQSYQEVGQNEKALETARDAAGAYLNSQYQSQFRGRIASVKRAMSGGTDAAGPGAAAAAPAAPAPVAAPPQAASPAGQ